DNA sequence from the Coffea eugenioides isolate CCC68of chromosome 9, Ceug_1.0, whole genome shotgun sequence genome:
ataatatcaaaatataaatattatatatatatagttaaaGGGCCGGGCCTAGCCTAATAGGGCCCAAGTTCGGCTCATATTTAATTTGGGCTTAATTTTTAGACTCAAACTCAGACCGACTCACTAAAATGTCGGCTCATCGAACTTGTGATTGGGCCGAACGAGCCGGTTTCGGGCTGGTCCAGCCCCATTGACAATCCTATCCATAATACTAGCCATCGGGAGAAGCAAGACTAATATACCATCCAGTTCTGAAGCTTTAAATGcctcatgcatttttttttttttttgccctttagAGTTTAAAGGGGCAAAGACttataaaatttaaaagtaGCAAAAAACACTACcagttattattattttctttgtcCAAAAGGAGAAATTTGTTTAGTCTTacaagaaaaagtagaaaaaaaatggggaaaataaaatgatttaaGATTAAACCATGAACCTCAAGGTCATTTAATGTTCTCTTCAGACTTTAGTAAGACTCAAATTCAATAGTCCAATTTTATTACCTATTGAGAGGAGACAAGCACGTTGTGATGTCATTCAGGTCACTCAAATCTCGGGGTCAATGGCAGGAATTTacttgtttaaaaaaaaaagttcagaaaatagttttaagtatattttttaaaatatatctGTACCATAGTTTTTGGGAGTCCATATATATGACGTTAAAATAATAGAGATATTATCATCACCGTAGTGCATTCtttgaaatataaaaatttgagtTAATTTGGACATTTAAAGTTTAGGACAAATCCAGCGACAGAGCCAGAACTATATCGAGAAGGGATATTATTATGGTCAACATTGGCATAATTGAGGCTCTTAGTTTAATATAAGAAATATTTAATGCACTTCAATTTAAAAGGCCAAATACCTTTTCTCTTTTATGAAAGTGACGTCAAAACTTAAGTTGAAATATAAAAGATTGTGTATTTTCAGGTGGTCAATGTAGAATTATAATGAGAGAATATGTAAAACCAAAGAGAATAATGTATATCAcgaaagaaattttcttcaatctaagaggggaaatgCAACTAAAGGAAAGAATTTTATAAAATTCAAGGGGTGTAAACATGATGCAAGTTTAAAAATATTGTAATTGTAAAGTTTTAAGACTATTGcataattttatcaaattttaaaaataactaGTTTCCACATGTTCACCAAGAGGAGAAATTCAAGCAGAAACTCTTCCATGGCTGATAATGCTGCcatgaattaaataattatgaTTGCTAAATATAGTAGCAGTCCCAATTTACACGAGATATATATTTATGCTAAGTGTCctatttatttaacttgttatatgttgttttgtttatttaaattttttcatcttcaCGTAATAATTAGGATTGACACTAGATTTGGCACTAGACAGTGGCACGAAGGATCTCCACTGGTCCCAATTTTTCCCCACATTGGTGGAACCAAAACTCGCTAGCCGTCGAGTAGGAGTGGCCAAgacttcaaatttttttcatattaAAATCAGTAAGTGAATGGCAATTATTTGATGATATTGAATCTTTGATGCTACTCCAAGCAATAATTGTTGAGATTTGTGAATTATCTTTCAACTGAGCCTAAACGTCTCAATAAATTTACTGAAATTTCAATGAGGAGACCGATTCATGAGATCATCATCAAATCCGTCTCATTCAAACTGTCGGAAATGAAGCGCAATAGGGATTTTAATTAGTGCTCATTGCCAAACTTCAAGGTTCAAGATCTGTCAATCTTAAATCACGTTTCTCAGTACACCAACAACTACTGTGTTTTTATGCACACATTAcatcaagaaacaaaaggaaaaagaaactgcacaatttttttttttcaatggtTTCTCTAAGTGTTTCAAACTATTTTGACGACTAAACTTCTGTAACATTACATTGCACTGAGTTTCTACTGTTTATAACCGGTTTCTGATTTTGTTGCTGATGCTGGAATTCCCTCTTCAATTTTTCCAACCTTCAATTCGGCTTCATCTTCCTTTGCTGTGTCATATGATGCATGCAGTCCAAAGAAGACGTAGTACAGCAAGAGGAAGCCGGTCCAGATCGCAAACCTGATGAACGAATCCTTGTCGATTGATCCCAGAAGGAAGATGTTGATGAATATGGAGGCAGATGGCAACCAGGGCACCAATGGAACTCCCCAAAGCCTAGGATTATGAGCCTGAGGAACAAAGTACCAAAGTCCAAAAGTAGCCAAGAGCCATATTGGCACAGTTATGCAGTACAGAATCCAACCATTGGTACTAACACCCCAGTAAGCAGCAGTGGCAATTGCAGATCCAACGATAGTCAGAACGAATCCAATAAGCTTGTTGCGATTGGCAGCTGTTGTCACACCAGAAACATAATAACGTCGCACAAGCAGAGCAACAGCCACAAGCATAAAGATGAAAAGCGTGGAGATCGACAAGAGATTGGATAGAATTTCAAGTTTTGTGAAGAAAGCAATTATTGCTGTGGCTGCAAGCATCACAACTGTGGCATTCACTGGTGTTCCAGTCTTGGCATCAACAATTGCAAACCAAGGAGGCATCATGTGTGTGCGAGCAATGTGTGTCAAATACCGGGCCTGACCAACAGCACCAACCAGCAGCACTGAGGTCATACCTTTCAATGCTCCTAAAGCCACGAGATACTGAGCCCAAGACCAGCCTACATGTTTGAATGCGACTGAAAATGGAGCATCAGGATCAACATCCTGATATGGAACCATGAGGCAGAGAGTTATAGCAAGCAAGCAGTACAAAGTAGTGGTGATAATCATTGATCCAACAAGACCAATGGGGATGTCTTTCGCCGGATTCTTGGTTTCCTCTGCCAGCGTTGAAACAGCATCAAAACCAACATAGGCGAAGAATAAAACTGCTGAAGCTTTGAAGATTCCGCGGGCACCAAAGGGTGTGAAGGGGGTGTAGTTCTTGGTGTCAGATTTGGCAAGGCCAGCTATGATGATGAAGAGAATCACCACAATGTGGACAATGGAGGCAATATAGTTAAGGCGAGAAGAACCCTTTGTGCTAAGCACAGCCAGTATACAAATGCAGATGCAAACGCCAACTGCTATGGGGTCAAGCTCATTGTAATTATTTGCTAGAGCATGAGCATGAATACGAAAATCAGATGGATGATGGTTTAAAAGAGTTGCAAAATATGATGTCCATGATCTTGCAACTGCTGCTCCACCAATCACATACTCAAGGAGAATATTTCCAGCAGCAATGAAAGCCATGAAATCTCCAAGCTCCACCCTCAAATAGGCAAAAGACCCGCCTGGATAATAATGATCATGAGCCTTCAAATTAGTACAACCATTTAGCATTCTTCAAATTCTTCCACtcatttcatcaatttggtctgTCTTAGTTATATTTCAATGCAATGCCAACTAAAAATTCGaacattttgtcaatttttggtttagtTGGTTATATTTGAATCCAATGCCAACTCAAAAATCAAATGTACACCAAAAGTTCAAAGGTGTCAGGGTATAAACATGCTACATTAGTTTTACTATGTTAAAAGGTATAATTGCtccaataaattttttttttttttttcacacttgGGTTGAGTGGTTGTTTGTCATATTTGACTAGATTCATTTGTCTGTCATATTTGACTatattgattctttttttaacTCAACAAATAGATACTTTGCTTAAAACTTTTTGCATGGGCAAGTTGGATTTTGACAACTTTTCCAGCTAACAATGACGAGATGACAACTTTGATCGATTTATTATCTTACTAGCACAATTTGAGACCTTAGTCCAGCCAAAAAAGTAAGCAAAGTCAAAGGTTGAACAATACATATATATGCCTGACATAATAGTAGACCACAAGTGTTGACTTTGAATTGAAATACAACAAGCGATGACCATAGAAAATTCTAGCCACAATAACTGACTGGGAATCTGGGACAGGCATTATCCATAATTCAACAACAACCGACCAAATAATTTCCCGCAGATAATGAGCAGCTCATGTTTTCAATACAGCcatggaagaaaaaaaattcaaagagaaTTATTTGTCATTTATTGCATGACACTTCATCCATTATGCAGCaaccaaaacaaataaatatcaAACATGTTTAGATATCGAAAGCATGTGAAATTATCCTGCATTTTTTTTGCTAATACTGATTAATCAACCCCAGtaattaattaattactttTAATCAGGGGCCCAGTCACATGATTTATCACAAGATTCCCCAAGAAAGATTGCAAGAATACGTGAAATCAATGACTAATTAACTTTTCGACAAAAAAAGGTAATTAACTAATTATATTTAATCAATGATTGAGATATTCATCAGCGGTCACATGATTCATCACAAGATTCCACAAGATTCTAAGAAAGTCAAGtgcaaataaaacaaaaagaaatacaaataatataaaatattcatagaaaattttatttttattaaattttgtaT
Encoded proteins:
- the LOC113782725 gene encoding cationic amino acid transporter 1-like, which encodes MGTAVEDNSGTGTGMRRRGCSYQKNDFLPEESFRTFGNYINALKQTPNRLVDRVLTRSKDQAEMAVKNRSQNEMKKTLTWWDLIWFGMGAVIGAGIFVLTGLEAKEEAGPAVVLSFVVSGISAMLSVFCYTEFAVEIPVAGGSFAYLRVELGDFMAFIAAGNILLEYVIGGAAVARSWTSYFATLLNHHPSDFRIHAHALANNYNELDPIAVGVCICICILAVLSTKGSSRLNYIASIVHIVVILFIIIAGLAKSDTKNYTPFTPFGARGIFKASAVLFFAYVGFDAVSTLAEETKNPAKDIPIGLVGSMIITTTLYCLLAITLCLMVPYQDVDPDAPFSVAFKHVGWSWAQYLVALGALKGMTSVLLVGAVGQARYLTHIARTHMMPPWFAIVDAKTGTPVNATVVMLAATAIIAFFTKLEILSNLLSISTLFIFMLVAVALLVRRYYVSGVTTAANRNKLIGFVLTIVGSAIATAAYWGVSTNGWILYCITVPIWLLATFGLWYFVPQAHNPRLWGVPLVPWLPSASIFINIFLLGSIDKDSFIRFAIWTGFLLLYYVFFGLHASYDTAKEDEAELKVGKIEEGIPASATKSETGYKQ